The Gadus macrocephalus chromosome 20, ASM3116895v1 genome includes a region encoding these proteins:
- the usp9 gene encoding probable ubiquitin carboxyl-terminal hydrolase FAF-X isoform X14: MTATTRGSPVGGNDSQGQGQAPDAQSQPPLPQNQASSPNSSNENSPVSPPDEPGQGDGPPQLEEEEPAFPHTDLAKLDDMINRPRWVVPVLPKGELEVLLEAAIDLSKKGLDVKCEACQRFFRDGLTISFTKILTDEAVSGWKFEIHRCIINNTHRLVELCVAKLSQDWFPLLELLAMATNPHCKFHIYNGTRPSETVPAGAQLADDELFARPPDPRSPKGWLVDLINKFGTLNGFQMLHDRFMSGQALNVQIIAALIKPFGQCYEFLTLHTVKKYFLPVIEMVPQFLENLTDEELKKEAKNEAKNDALSMIIKSLKNLASRVPGQEETVKNLEIFRLKMILRLLQISSFNGKMNALNEVNKVISSVSYYTHRHNPEEEEWLTAERMAEWIQQNHILSIVLRDSLHQPQYVEKLEKILRFVIKEKALTMQDLDNIWAAQAGKHEAIVKNVHDLLAKLAWDFSPEQLDHLFDCFKASWTNASKKQREKLLELIRRLAEDDKDGVMAHKVLNLLWNLAHSDDVPVDIMDQALSAHIKILDYSCSQDRDTQKIQWIDRFIEELRTNEKWVIPALKQIREICSLFGEAPQNLSQTQRSPHVFYRHDLINQLQHNHALVTLVAENLSAYMETMRQFSKAEQAEFDPQTVRPGSRYSHVQEVQERLNFLRFLLKDGQLWLCAPQAKQIWKCLAENAVFLCDREACFKWYSKLMGDEPDLDPDINKDFFENNVLQLDPSLLTENGMKCFERFFKAVNCREGKLVAKRRAYMMDDLELIGLDYLWRVVIQGSDDIASRAIDLMKEIYTNLGPKLQVNQVEIHEDFIQSCFDRLKASYDTLCVLDGDKDSINCARQEAIRMVRVLTVLKEYINECDSDYHEERTILPMSRAFRGKHITLIVRFPNQGRQVDDLDIWSHTNDTIGSVRRGILNRIKANATHTKIELFIGGEAVDPADDRKLIGQLNLKDKTLITAKLTQVSANMPSSPDSSSDSSTGSPGNHGNHYSDGPNPEVESCLPGVIMSLHLRYISFLWQVADLGCNLNMPLLRDGARVLMKLMPPDNTTVANLRAVCLDHAKLGENSLSPTLDSRFFGPSPSQVLYLIEVVYALLMPASATLGEDASDFQYNFLKSGGLPLVLSMLTRNNFLPSADMETRRGAYLNALKIAKLLLTAVGFGHVKAVAEACQPNTEGSVPVSPINQATHDQALVLQSALQNIPNPASECMLRNVAIRLAQQISDENFFQASKYIPDICVIRAIQKIVWASGCGTVQLVFSSNEEISKIYEKTNAAKEPDGEDEQVCCEALEVMTLCFALMPTALDTLSKEKAWQTFIIDLLLHCHSKSVRQMAQEQFFLMATRCCMGHRPLLFFITLLFTVLGSTAKERAKHAGDYFTLLRHLLNYAYNSNINLPNAEVLLNNEIDWLKRIRDEVKQTGETGVEETILEGHIGVTKELLAFQTPEKKYHIGCEKGGANLIKELIDDFIFPASNVYLQYMKSGEFPTEQAIPVCSSPASINAGFELLVALAVGCVRNLKQIVDTLTDMYYRGCETLTEWEYLPPVGPRPTKGFVGLKNAGATCYMNSVIQQLYMIPPIRNGILAIEGTGTDVDDDMSGDEKPENESNVDPRDEVFSYHHQFDDKPASKSEDRKEYNIGVLRHLQVIFGHLAASRLQYYVPRGFWKQFRLWGEPVNLREQHDALEFFNSLVDSLDEALKALGHPPMLSKVLGGSFADQKICQGCPHRYECEESFTTLNVDIRNHQNLLDSMEQYVKGDLLEGANAYHCEKCNKKVDTVKRLLIKKLPPVLAIQLKRFDYDWERECAIKFNDYFEFPRELDMEPYTVAGVAKLEGDDVNPENQVIQQNEPSEPSPPGSSKYRLVGVLVHSGQASGGHYYSYIIQRNGGDGERNRWYKFDDGDVTECKMDDEEEMKNQCFGGEYMGEVFDHMMKRMSYRRQKRWWNAYILFYERMDSLDKDSELVKYISELTLANSKPNQVKMPGVIECSVRKQNVQFMHNRMQYSLEYFQFIKKLLTCNSVYLNPPPGQDHLLPEAEEIAMISVQLAARFLFSTGFHTKKVVRGPASDWYDALCVLLRHSKNVRYWFAHNVLFAYANCFSEYLLECPSAEVRGALAKLIVFIAHFSLQDGPYPSPVTSPVPASPGCDNLSLSDHLLRAVLNLLRREVSEHGRHLQQYFNLFVMYANLGLAEKTQLLKLSVPGTFMLVALDEGPGPPIKYQYAELGKLYTVVSQLVRCCDVSTRMQSSINGNPPLANPYGDANLTTPVMPVQQLVAEILFVRTSYVKKIIEDCSNSEETVKLLRFSCWENPQFSSTVLSELLWQVAYSYTYELRPYLDLLLQILLIEDSWQTHRIHNVLKGIPDDRDGLFDTIQRSKNHYQKRAYQCIKCMVALFSNCSVAYQILQSNGDLKRKWTWAVEWLGDELERRPYTGNPQYTYNNWSPPVQSNETSNGYFLERSHSARMTLAKACELCPEEEPDDQEATEDQDSSPPEDTSLYPHSPGTTQFQQNNHPHGQPYTGPAAQHMNNPQRPGPATAPATGTSLTPTQTPTLTPAPGPGPGPGPGPTPGPGQVQGPGPGPGPRAQENWESTEEVTPAPAPAPAPTPPKE; encoded by the exons AGGTGTAtcatcaacaacacacaccggCTGGTGGAGCTGTGTGTGGCCAAGCTCTCTCAGGACTGGTTCCCTCTACTTGAGCTGCTGGCCATGGCCACCAACCCCCACTGCAAGTTCCACATCTACAACGGCACGCGGCCCTCAGAGACCGTTCCCGCCGGGGCCCAGCTGGCCGACGATGAGCTATtcgcccgccctccagaccctCGCTCCCCCAAG GGCTGGTTGGTGGACCTAATAAACAAATTTGGCACGTTAAACGGGTTCCAAATGCTGCACGATCGCTTCATGAGTGGCCAAGCACTGAACGTCCAGATCATCGCTGCACTTATCAA GCCTTTTGGCCAGTGTTACGAGTTCCTCACATTGCACACAGTGAAGAAGTACTTCCTCCCAGTCATTGAGATGGTCCCCCAGTTTCTGGAGAACCTGACCGACGAAGAGCTAAAAAAAGAGGCCAAGAATGAAGCCAAAAACGATGCACTGTCCATGATAATCAAGTCCCTGAAGAACCTGGCATCTCGTGTCCCAGGGCAGGAGGAGACCGTGAAGAATTTAGAGATTTTTAGGTTAAAAATGATTCTTAG GTTATTGCAAATTTCCTCTTTTAACGGGAAAATGAATGCACTAAATGAGGTGAACAAGGTGATCTCCAGTGTCTCCTACTACACCCACCGGCATAacccagaggaagaggagtggttGACTGCGGAGCGCATGGCT GAGTGGATCCAGCAAAACCATATCCTGTCGATTGTGCTCAGGGACAGCCTGCACCAGCCACAATATGTTGAGAAACTGGAGAAAATCCTGCGCTTCGTCATCAAGGAGAAAGCACTTACCATGCAGGATCTAGACAATATCTGGGCTGCACAG gctgGCAAGCACGAGGCCATAGTGAAAAACGTCCACGATCTTCTCGCCAAGCTGGCATGGGATTTCTCCCCCGAGCAGCTCGACCACCTCTTTGACTGTTTTAAG GCAAGCTGGACCAACGCAAGCAAGAAGCAGCGGGAGAAGCTCCTTGAGCTGATCCGGCGTCTGGCGGAGGACGATAAGGACGGGGTGATGGCCCACAAGGTTCTCAACCTGCTGTGGAACCTGGCCCACAGCGACGACGTGCCCGTGGACATCATGGACCAGGCCCTTAGCGCACACATTAAGATACTGGACTATAGCTGCTCACAG GACAGGGATACGCAGAAGATCCAATGGATCGACCGCTTCATAGAGGAGCTGCGCACCAACGAGAAATGGGTGATACCGGCCCTGAAGCAGATCAGAGAGATATGTAGCCTGTTCGGAGAAGCCCCACAGAACCTTAG TCAAACGCAGAGGAGCCCCCATGTTTTCTACCGCCATGACCTGATCAACCAGCTGCAGCACAACCATGCCTTGGTCACCCTGGTGGCTGAAAACCTCTCCGCCTACATGGAGACCATGAGGCAGTTTTCCAAAG CGGAACAGGCAGAGTTTGACCCCCAGACAGTGAGGCCTGGGAGTCGCTACAGCCACGTCCAGGAAGTACAGGAGCGGCTCAACTTCCTGAg GTTTCTGTTGAAAGACGGCCAGCTGTGGTTGTGTGCCCCCCAGGCCAAGCAAATCTGGAAATGTCTGGCTGAGAACGCCGTGTTCCTCTGTGACCGGGAAGCCTGCTTCAAATG GTATTCAAAGCTGATGGGGGACGAGCCAGACCTCGATCCAGACATCAACAAAGACTTCTTTGAGAACAACGTGCTGCAGCTGGACCCCTCCCTGCTGACGGAGAACGGCATGAAGTGCTTTGAGCGGTTCTTCAAGGCCGTCAACTGCAGGGAGGGCAAGCTGGTGGCCAAGCGCCGGGCCTACATGATGGACGACCTGGAGTTGATAGGGCTGGACTACCTCTGGAGG gTGGTTATTCAAGGAAGTGATGACATCGCCAGCCGAGCCATAGACCTAATGAAGGAGATCTACACAAACCTCGGACCAAAACTGCAAGTCAATCAG GTGGAGATCCACGAGGATTTCATCCAGTCCTGCTTCGACCGGCTGAAGGCGTCCTACGACACGCTGTGTGTGTTGGACGGGGACAAGGACAGCATCAACTGTGCGCGCCAGGAGGCGATCCGCATGGTGCGCGTGCTCACCGTGCTCAAGGAGTACATCAACGAGTGTGACAGCGACTACCACGAGGAGCGGACCATACTGCCCATGTCCAG GGCTTTCCGAGGGAAGCACATCACGTTGATCGTGCGTTTCCCGAACCAGGGTCGCCAGGTGGACGACCTGGACATCTGGTCCCACACCAACGACACCATCGGCTCGGTGCGGCGGGGCATCCTCAACCGGATAAAGGCCAACGCCACGCACACCAAGATAGAGCTCTTCATCGGCGGGGAGGCCGTGGACCCGGCCGACGACCGCAAGCTCATTGGACAGCTCAACCTGAAGGATAAGACG CTGATCACAGCCAAGCTGACTCAGGTGAGCGCCAACATGCCCTCCAGTCCGGACAGCTCCTCCGATTCGTCAACCGGTTCGCccggtaaccatggcaaccactACAGCGACGGGCCCAACCCTGAGGTGGAGAGCTGCCTGCCTGGTGTG atcATGTCGTTGCACCTGCGTTACATCTCCTTCCTGTGGCAGGTTGCCGACCTGGGCTGCAACCTCAACATGCCTCTGCTCAGAGATGGAGCCCGCGTGCTTATGAAGCTCATGCCCCCTG ATAACACCACCGTGGCCAATCTGCGCGCCGTGTGTCTGGACCACGCCAAGCTGGGCGAGAACAGCCTCAGCCCCACACTGGACTCCCGCTTCTTCGGCCCCTCGCCCTCACAAGTGCTCTACCTCATCGAG GTGGTGTACGCTCTCCTGATGCCCGCCAGCGCCACCCTGGGGGAGGACGCCAGCGACTTCCAGTACAACTTCCTGAAGAGCGGCGGGCTGCCGCTGGTGCTGAGCATGCTCACCAGGAACAACTTCCTGCCGTCGGCGGACATGGAGACGCGGCGCGGGGCCTACCTCAACGCGCTCAAGATCGCCAAGCTGCTGCTGACCGCCGTGGGCTTCGGGCACGTCAAGGCCGTGGCGGAGGCCTGCCAGCCCAACACCGAGGGCAGTGTCCCCGTCTCACCG ATCAACCAGGCCACTCACGACCAGGCCCTGGTCCTACAGAGCGCCTTGCAGAACATCCCCAACCCGGCGTCTGAATGCATGCTGCGCAACGTGGCCATCCGTCTGGCCCAGCAGATCTCAGATGAG AACTTCTTCCAGGCCTCAAAGTACATCCCGGACATCTGTGTGATCCGGGCGATACAGAAGATCGTCTGGGCTTCGGGCTGTGGCACAGTGCAGCTCGTCTTCAGCTCCAACGAGGAGATCAGCAAGATCTATGAGAAG ACCAACGCGGCTAAGGAGCCCGACGGGGAGGACGAGCAGGTATGCTGCGAGGCCCTGGAGGTGATGACCCTGTGTTTCGCCCTCATGCCCACGGCTCTGGACACCCTCAGTAAGGAGAAGGCCTGGCAGACCTTCATCATAGACCTGCTGCTCCACTGTCACAGCAA GTCGGTGCGTCAGATGGCCCAGGAGCAGTTCTTCCTGATGGCCACCAGGTGTTGCATGGGCCACAgacccctcctcttcttcatcaccCTCCTCTTCACTGTGCTCGGG AGCACTGCCAAAGAGCGGGCCAAGCACGCGGGCGACTACTTCACCCTGCTGCGACACCTGCTTAACTACGCCTACAACAGCAACATCAACCTTCCCAACGCTGAGGTGCTGCTCAACAACGAGATCGACTGGCTCAAGAGGATCCGG GATGAGGTCAAGCAGACGGGTGAGACGGGTGTGGAGGAGACCATCCTGGAAGGTCACATCGGCGTGACGAAGGAGCTGCTGGCCTTCCAGACCCCAGAGAAGAAGTACCACATTGGCTGTGAGAAAGGCGGCGCAAACCTCATCAAG GAGCTGATCGACGACTTCATCTTCCCGGCGTCCAACGTCTACCTGCAGTACATGAAGAGCGGCGAGTTCCCCACGGAGCAGGCCATTCCGGTGTGCAGCAGCCCGGCCTCCATCAACGCTGGCTTCGAGCTGCTGGTGGCCCTGGCCGTCGGCTGCGTCCGCAACCTCAAGCAGATCGTGGACACTCTGACGGACATGTACTACCGAG gatGCGAGACCCTCACGGAGTGGGAGTACCTTCCCCCTGTGGGGCCCCGGCCCACCAAGGGCTTCGTGGGTCTGAAGAACGCGGGCGCCACCTGCTACATGAACTCGGTCATCCAGCAGCTCTACATGATCCCCCCCATCCGCAACGGCATCCTGGCCATCGAGGGCACGGGCACCGACGTGGACGACGACATGTCTGGGGACGAGAAGCCGGAGAACGAG AGCAACGTGGACCCGCGCGACGAGGTGTTCAGCTACCACCACCAGTTCGACGACAAGCCGGCCAGCAAGtcggaggacaggaaggagtaCAACATCGGGGTGCTGCGCCACCTGCAGGTCATCTTCGGCCACCTGGCGGCCTCCAGGCTGCAGTACTACGTCCCCAGGGGATTCTGGAAGCAGTTCAg GTTATGGGGGGAGCCGGTGAATCTGCGGGAGCAGCACGATGCTCTGGAGTTCTTCAACTCGCTGGTGGACAGTCTGGACGAGGCCTTGAAAGCCCTCGGACACCCCCCTATGCTCAGCAAAGTGCTGGGAGGCTCCTTTGCCGACCAGAAGATTTGTCAGGGTTGCCCCCACAG GTACGAGTGTGAGGAGTCTTTCACCACGCTGAATGTAGACATCAGGAATCACCAGAACCTGCTGGACTCCATGGAGCAGTATGTGAAAGGGGACCTGCTTGAGGGTGCCAACGCCTACCACTGTGAGAAGTGCAACAAGAAG GTGGACACGGTGAAGCGGCTGCTGATCAAGAAGCTGCCCCCGGTGCTGGCCATCCAGCTGAAGCGCTTCGACTACGACTGGGAGCGGGAGTGCGCCATCAAGTTCAACGACTACTTCGAGTTCCCCCGGGAGCTGGACATGGAGCCGTACACGGTGGCGGGCGTGGCCAAGCTGGAGGGGGACGACGTCAACCCCGAGAACCAGGTGATCCAGCAGAACGAGCCCTCGGAGCCCTCGCCCCCCGGCAGCTCCAAGTACCGCCTGGTGGGGGTGCTGGTGCACTCGGGGCAGGCCAGCGGCGGCCACTACTACTCCTACATCATCCAGAGGAACGGCGGCGACGGCGAGCGCAACCGCTGGTACAAGTTCGACGACGGCGACGTGACGGAGTGCAAGatggacgacgaggaggagatgaagaaccAGTGCTTCGGCGGCGAGTACATGGGCGAGGTGTTTGACCACATGATGAAGAGGATGTCGTACCGCCGGCAGAAGCGCTGGTGGAACGCCTACATCCTCTTCTACGAGCGCATGGACTCCTTGGACAAAGACAGCGAGCTGGTCAAGTACATCTCGGAGCTGACGCTGGCCAACAGCAAGCCCAACCAGGTCAAGATGCCGGGCGTCATCGAGTGCAGCGTGCGCAAGCAGAACGTCCAGTTCATGCACAACCGGATGCAATACAGCTTGGAATATTTCCAGTTCATTAAGAAGCTCCTCACCTGTAACAGTGTCTATTTAAACCCTCCTCCAG GGCAAGACCATCTGTTGCCCGAGGCCGAGGAGATCGCTATGATTAGTGTCCAGCTGGCTGCCAGGTTCCTCTTCAGCACAGGTTTCCACACAAAGAAAGTAGTGCGTGGTCCTGCCAGCGACTG GTATGATGCCCTGTGTGTCCTCCTAAGACACAGTAAGAACGTCCGCTACTGGTTTGCACACAACGTCCTGTTCGCCTACGCCAACTGCTTCTCCGAGTACCTGCTGGAGTGCCCGAGCGCCGAGGTCCGCGGCGCCCTGGCCAAGCTCATCGTCTTCATCGCACACTTCTCCCTCCAAGACGGGCCCTACccctcccccgtcacctccccCGTACCCGCCAGTCCG GGCTGTGATAACCTGAGTCTGAGCGACCACCTCCTGCGAGCTGTGCTCAACCTGCTGAGGAGGGAGGTGTCTGAACACGGCCGTCACCTGCAGCAGTACTTTAACCTCTTTGTGATGTACGCCAATCTGG GGCTAGCAGAGAAGACTCAGCTGCTCAAGCTGAGCGTGCCGGGCACCTTCATGCTGGTGGCTCTGGACGAGGGCCCCGGCCCTCCCATCAAGTACCAGTATGCCGAGCTGGGCAAGCTGTACACCGTGGTCTCCCAGCTGGTGCGGTGCTGCGACGTCTCCACGCGCATGCAGTCCTCCATCAACG gTAACCCTCCTCTAGCAAACCCTTACGGGGACGCCAACCTGACCACGCCGGTCATGCCGGTGCAGCAGCTGGTGGCTGAGATCCTGTTTGTGCGGACCAGCTACGTGAAGAAGATCATCGAGGACTGCAGCAACTCTGAGGAGACGGTGAAGCTGCTGCGCTTCAGCTGCTGGGAGAACCCCCAGTTCTCCTCCACGGTGCTCAGCGAGCTCCTCTGGCAG GTGGCGTATTCCTACACCTATGAGCTGAGGCCTTACCTGGACCTGCTGCTACAGATCCTGCTAATCGAGGATTCCTGGCAAACGCACCG GATCCACAACGTGCTCAAGGGCATCCCCGACGACAGGGACGGGCTGTTTGACACCATTCAGCGCTCCAAAAACCACTATCAGAAGCGGGCCTACCAGTGCATCAAGTGCATGGTGGCGCTCTTCAGCAACTGCTCCGTGGCGTACCAGATCCTGCAG AGCAACGGCGACCTGAAGCGCAAGTGGACGTGGGCGGTGGAGTGGCTGGGCGACGAGCTGGAGCGGAGACCTTACACGGGGAACCCCCAGTACACCTACAACAACTGGTCGCCCCCCGTCCAGAGCAACGAGACCTCCAACGGCTACTTCCTGGAGCGCTCCCACAGCGCACGCATGACCCTGGCCAAGGCCTGCGAGCTCTGTCCCGAGGAG GAGCCTGACGACCAGGAGGCCACCGAAGACCAGGACTCTTCCCCTCCAGAAGACACCTCCCTCTACCCTCACTCTCCTGGAACTACTCAGTTTCAGCAG AACAACCACCCCCATGGACAGCCATACACGGGGCCGGCCGCCCAGCACATGAACAACCCGCAGCGCCCTGGGCCGGCCACCGCCCCGGCGACGGGCACCTCCCTGACCCCGACGCAgaccccaaccctgacccccgccccaggcccaggcccaggcccaggcccaggcccgaCCCCCGGTCCCGGCCAGGTCCAAGGTCCGGGGCCGGGCCCGGGGCCGCGAGCACAAGAGAACTGGGAGAGCACTGAGGAGGTGACCCCGGCGCCCGCTCCCGCTCCCGCGCCTACTCCACCCAAGGAGTAA